The following are encoded together in the Penicillium digitatum chromosome 3, complete sequence genome:
- a CDS encoding Major facilitator superfamily domain, general substrate transporter yields the protein MKTRATPRTSTVPIAAPKLVSIPTSNPNLLEALHTKTCYTFQDERTTSVFNVLFVNITNAQMDIHIPTTNIEDEASFSTATNLGDEYAQLLIRKHNDGLENAADDTAMKTKALATNTEISTIHTGDLDTTSTGPTNASKLSVEYAQLPVDQDSLGMSRINSLWMPKTSMTAKKAQVPFIQHDIVVDAEDLHINNGLHDTTYGSVIAFQSDDDDFQHPVSEHEDWCEDAEFHVSVVTEEMPTCNGPLGTTSGSITPDHEDIQFSEDGDWSKGCGE from the exons ATGAAGACCAGAGCCACCCCTAGAACATCTACTGTCCCAATCGCGGCCCCTAAATTGGTATCCATTCCCACTTCTAACCCTAATCTACTTGAGGCCTTGCACACTAAAACTTGCTACACTTTTCAGGACGAGAG AACGACGAGTGTGTTCAACGTGCTATTCGTGAACATCACAAATGCACAGA TGGACATTCATATCCCCACTACAAACATTGAAGACGAGGCTAGCTTTTCTACCGCCACAAATCTG GGTGACGAGTATGCTCAACTTCTTATCCGTAAACATAATGACGGGCTGGAGAATGCTGCAGATGACACTGCTATGAAAACCAAAGCTCTCGCCACAAACACTGAAATCTCCACTATCCACACTGGGGATCTGGATACAACTTCTACCGGCCCCACCAACGCTAGCAAACTG AGTGTCGAGTATGCCCAACTTCCAGTTGATCAAGACAGCTTGGGAATGTCGAGAATTAATTCACTGTGGATGCCGAAGACCTCGAT GACGGCAAAAAAGGCTCAAGTTCCTTTTATTCAACATGATATCGTCGTGGACGCTGAAGACCTGCACATCAACAATGGGCTGCACGATACAACATATGGCTCTGTCATAGCCTTTCAATCG GACGACGATGATTTTCAACACCCCGTTAGTGAGCACGAAGACTGGTGTGAGGACGCTGAATTTCACGTTTCTGTGGTCACTGAAGAAATGCCTACTTGCAATGGGCCTCTAGGTACCACTAGCGGATCTATCACACCT GACCACGAGGACATCCAATTCAGTGAGGATGGCGACTGGTCAAAAGGATGCGGAGAATAA
- a CDS encoding Polyglutamate biosynthesis protein, putative has protein sequence MSTTDFTLTFTGDVMLGRLLDQLMPEHVANQHDERIARTFIKAHPTLLSQGNYTPSSPWGTTLPLLNSSTLACINLETAVTTAQIPWPNKVFNYRMHPANLGPILHAGGIDYASLANNHTLDFDTEGLTETVQTLQAANVAYAGAGETADDARKPAVLHLPRASEPVDESKQYRYTVHIYSASDHPHVWASMPGFNLFDYTRDTRARLREMLVDADETKPALKIFSVHWGPNYAWQPDGRITSLAHFLVDECGVDIVHGHSSHHVQGVEIYHGKLVIYGCGDFVDDYALNEEYRNDLGALWRVVVREKSGVGLRLERLEIFPTRVEWFSAVLLDSRDADHVWVRRRISELSGELGTTVKRTLGEKGELIVELSGE, from the coding sequence ATGTCCACAACAGACTTCACTCTGACTTTCACAGGCGATGTTATGCTCGGCCGCCTGCTCGACCAACTAATGCCCGAGCATGTTGCCAACCAGCACGATGAACGCATCGCCAGAACCTTCATCAAAGCCCATCCAACCCTCCTCTCCCAAGGAAACTACACACCATCTTCTCCGTGGGGCACAACCCTCCCCCTCCTGAACTCCTCTACACTAGCATGCATTAATCTGGAAACTGCCGTGACAACTGCCCAAATCCCGTGGCCTAACAAGGTATTCAACTACCGCATGCACCCCGCAAACCTAGGCCCCATTCTGCACGCCGGCGGTATCGACTATGCAAGTCTCGCTAATAACCACACTCTCGACTTTGACACCGAGGGTCTCACAGAGACCGTGCAAACACTGCAAGCGGCGAACGTGGCTTACGCAGGGGCTGGTGAAACAGCCGATGATGCACGCAAGCCTGCTGTgctacatctgccccgggCCTCAGAGCCTGTTGATGAAAGCAAGCAATACCGCTACACGGTCCATATATACTCCGCCTCTGATCACCCGCATGTGTGGGCTAGCATGCCGGGATTCAACCTTTTTGATTACACTCGCGATACTCGTGCTCGGCTGCGGGAAATGCTTGTTGATGCCGATGAGACCAAGCCGGCGTTGAAGATTTTTTCAGTTCACTGGGGGCCGAATTATGCTTGGCAGCCGGATGGTCGGATCACATCGCTTGCCCATTTCTTGGTCGATGAGTGTGGCGTGGATATTGTTCATGGCCACTCATCGCATCACGTTCAGGGTGTGGAGATTTATCATGGAAAGCTTGTCATTTACGGTTGTGGGGACTTTGTGGATGATTATGCCTTGAATGAGGAGTACAGAAATGATCTTGGGGCTTTATGGAGGGTTGTTGTTCGGGAAAAGAGTGGTGTTGGGCTTAGATTGGAGAGATTGGAGATCTTCCCGACGCGAGTTGAGTGGTTTAGTGCTGTTTTGTTAGATTCTAGAGATGCTGACCATGTTTGGGTGAGGCGGAGGATCTCCGAGCTCAGTGGGGAGTTGGGAACAACTGTTAAGCGGACGCTTGGGGAGAAAGGGGAGCTTATTGTTGAGTTGTCTGGGGAGTAG
- a CDS encoding putative RNA-directed DNA polymerase from transposon X-element, translating into MIGHPNRLRRARRVRPSVPREVLVFWAKVRRQTACHTTALQLAYESACDVVCIQEPYVSAPTKKTGHPAYDCYAPTDEWDSSDPTSFESERPRVLTYVRKNSGLNAQQHRSSQDRDLLWVNVNGFLILNIYRQLTTDKVIDYVTNLTPSQNSLIGGDFNARNEAFEPGVANANRGGEIAQWSSDSGLDFIGERGVPTHQAGHVLDLTFSNIPYASTVVREDLATGSDHESLVTRIPGRGRVPLEQYKLVT; encoded by the coding sequence ATGATAGGACACCCTAATAGACTCAGACGCGCGCGGCGCGTACGACCCTCGGTCCCACGGGAGGTCCTAGTCTTCTGGGCCAAAGTCCGAAGACAGACGGCGTGTCACACAACCGCCCTCCAACTTGCTTACGAATCCGcatgcgatgtggtctgcatccaggagccctacgtctctgctccaacaaagaaaacgggacACCCGGCATACGACTGCTACGCCCCGACCGACGAATGGGATAGCTCTGACCCTACCTCCTTCGAATCAGAGAGACCACGAGTTCTTACCTACGTGAGGAAAAACTCCGGCCTCAATGCCCAACAACACCGGTctagccaagaccgagacctcctctgggtcaatgtcaatggctttcttatactcaatatctaccgccaactgaccacagacaaagtcattgactATGTAACCAACCTCACCCCCTCACAGAACTCCCTAATCGGGGGGGACTTCAACGCTAGGAACGAAGCCTTCGAACCCGGCGTCGCTAACGCTAACCGCGGAGGCGAAATTGCACAATGGTCAAGcgacagcggccttgatttcatcggagAACGAGGAGTGCCCACTCACCAGGCGGGACACGTCCTCGATCTCACCTTCTCCAACATACCCTACGCCTCGACAGTCGTCAGGGAAGACCTCGCCACCGGGTCTGACCATGAGTCCCTCGTCACTCGCATCCCGGGTCGCGGCAGGGTCCCCCTCGAACAATACAAGTTGGTTACATag